The Sulfitobacter indolifex genome contains the following window.
GTGCGGCATTGCCAAGGGCCACGCGCTCGACCGGTGTGTCGCCGCTTTAGAGACACTCGGGCTTCGTAGGTTCTTTCTGGAACTAGGCGGCGAAGTTGCGGCACGCGGGTTGAAGCCTGATGGCACTGTCTGGCGTGCGGCGGTCGAACGCCCCCTGCCCGGACAGGTGGCACCGCAATGCGTGGTGGGGCTGACAAATGAAGCGCTGGCAACCTCGGGCGATTTGATAAACAGCTACGCCCTCGCCGGGCACCGCTATAACCACATCATCAATCCGCAGCTGTTGGCGCCCTCGGACACGGCGCTGGCGTCGGTTTCGGTCTTTGCGGCGCGGGCCATAACGGCGGATGCGCTGGCCACTGCGCTTTTCGCGATGGGGTCGGAACAGGGACCGGCCTTTGCACAGGCCGCCGGGCTCGATGCCCTGTTCCTGTCGCGCGACGGGCCGCGACTGCGTCAAGACATAACAGGCCGGTTCGCGGACTGGATCATCTGGGGGTAAGACAGCGATGATGGCATTCTTAATCACATTCGGATTGTTCTTATGCGCCTTTGCCGGGCTTGGGCTCGGAGCCCTCTTCGGCCGTGCGCCGATCAAAGGCTCATGCGGCGGGTTGTCCTGCATTCCGGGCGCAGACTGCGCCGCCTGCCCCAAACACGGCGCCAAAGGAGATCAGACATGACCGAGCGACCTTGTATCGCCGATTACATGGCCGTTGATTTGGTCCTGTTCAGACCGGAATTCGAAATCCTGCATGCCATGAATGCAATGCTGGAAAAACGACTCTCCGGCGCGCCCGTCGTTGATAACGAAGGTCGGCTCGTCGGGGTGCTGTCAAAAAAGGATTGCCTGCGCGCCGCGTTGAATGGGGCCTACTATCAAGAATGGGGCGGTCAGGTCGCAGCCTACATGAGCGCACATCCCGAGACTTTGGATGCGGACCTTGATCTCGTAACCGCTGCCGAGTGGTTCCTGCACAGCGACTATCGCCGGTTTCCTGTGCTTCGTGGTGGTAACCTTGTTGGACAGATCAGCCGTGCTGATATTCTGCGTGCGTTGCTGGACAACTGGTCCGCCTGAACACGGGCTGTGCAACGACTCAAATATCAACAACCTCATGCAGTTCTGGGCAGCGCACTGGAAGCCCTTTGCTTTCCAATTCCTGCCGCAGACCTTCCATACCGCCGTCTCTTTCACCATGCACCAGAAAGGTCATCCGAGGCTTGCCGGTCGTCCCTAGCCAATCCAGCAGTTCCTGTTGATCCGCATGCGCTGAGAAACCATTAATTGTGTAGATCTTGGCATTGACGGGCATGTCCTTACCTTGAAGGCGAACGGACTTGGCCCCGTCGATGATGTCACGCGCCAAGGTGCCAAGCGCGGCGAAGCCGACAAATACAATGCTGCATTCTTTGCGCCAGATATTCTGCTTCATGTGGTGTCGCACCCTGCCCCCGGTACACATGCCTGATCCTGCCATGATGATGGCGCCCCCCCTGACCCTGTTGATCAATATGGAATCGACAACGTCGCGGGTGAGGCGCAAACCGGGGAGCACAAAGGGATCGGCCCCCCTGCTCATCCC
Protein-coding sequences here:
- a CDS encoding FAD:protein FMN transferase, which gives rise to MRFSRRGFLGGSGAMLVATALPAAGSDLLQIEGPAFGAGWRVRVGSGADAAAVVRVITGVIASVDAAMSPFRAGSEISVFNRAETLDWQPLSFQTLTTIAEAQRIADQTQGAFDPTLGGLVGRYGFGPITAGPEGAFRDLTVGAGGARKAHPRQTLDLCGIAKGHALDRCVAALETLGLRRFFLELGGEVAARGLKPDGTVWRAAVERPLPGQVAPQCVVGLTNEALATSGDLINSYALAGHRYNHIINPQLLAPSDTALASVSVFAARAITADALATALFAMGSEQGPAFAQAAGLDALFLSRDGPRLRQDITGRFADWIIWG
- a CDS encoding CBS domain-containing protein, which gives rise to MTERPCIADYMAVDLVLFRPEFEILHAMNAMLEKRLSGAPVVDNEGRLVGVLSKKDCLRAALNGAYYQEWGGQVAAYMSAHPETLDADLDLVTAAEWFLHSDYRRFPVLRGGNLVGQISRADILRALLDNWSA